One Serpentinicella alkaliphila DNA segment encodes these proteins:
- a CDS encoding L,D-transpeptidase family protein, which translates to MKVSSRYLRLLLPYMEGPDVMHVQERLTELGFYDGPIDMIYDEDIYESVKAFQTEYGLNPDGIVDPDTWNAIGLSPERQYPIPPEGYSIEIDLDRKVLTLKRFTEIINAYRVAVGAPSTPTPVGDWQIIQKTRNPGGPFGTRWMRLNVPWGGYGIHGTNDPESIGQAASRGCIRMFNEQVNELYDIVPLGTPVKITGEVFTGRILDVDSSPGPDVFEVKSILRTLGYYEGEVDGVYDQATQEAVRNFQRDFNLVADGITGVDTYDALILARDQYFDVREP; encoded by the coding sequence ATGAAGGTAAGTAGTAGATATTTAAGGTTGCTTCTACCGTACATGGAAGGTCCAGACGTAATGCATGTACAGGAGCGGCTAACAGAACTAGGTTTTTACGATGGACCTATTGATATGATTTATGATGAGGATATATATGAAAGTGTAAAAGCATTTCAGACAGAATATGGACTAAATCCAGATGGAATAGTTGACCCCGATACTTGGAATGCTATAGGCCTTAGTCCTGAGAGACAGTACCCTATACCACCTGAGGGGTATTCAATAGAGATTGATTTAGATAGAAAGGTACTTACTTTAAAAAGATTTACAGAAATTATTAACGCATACAGGGTTGCTGTTGGTGCACCATCTACACCAACACCTGTAGGGGATTGGCAAATTATACAGAAAACTAGAAACCCAGGGGGCCCATTTGGTACTAGGTGGATGAGATTAAATGTGCCTTGGGGTGGCTATGGAATTCATGGAACAAACGATCCTGAATCTATTGGGCAGGCTGCTAGTAGAGGTTGTATAAGGATGTTTAATGAACAAGTAAATGAACTTTACGATATTGTGCCTCTTGGAACACCTGTAAAAATTACAGGAGAGGTTTTTACAGGGAGAATTTTAGACGTTGATAGTTCCCCGGGACCAGATGTATTTGAAGTAAAATCTATATTACGCACACTAGGGTATTATGAGGGTGAGGTTGATGGTGTATATGACCAGGCTACTCAAGAGGCAGTTAGGAATTTCCAGAGAGATTTTAATTTAGTGGCTGATGGAATTACAGGAGTGGATACTTATGATGCCCTAATACTAGCCAGAGATCAATATTTTGATGTTAGAGAGCCTTAA
- a CDS encoding FAD-dependent oxidoreductase, which translates to MKKKSVLLISLILVFSLIVVGCSSNKQPASNKPEVSNSADVLVNGGGGAGLVSAITAAENGAKVILVEKMPMIGGNTIISATGLTASDTELHEEAGVPFTVEDHIKRTMETGNNLPDENLVRILAENSNEAYEWLVSLGLSYKLNEKEPWWIIPSEGHFGSLLVGAYQKEAQRLGVDVRVNTTATELVVEDGIVVGAKVVDKDGNESVIEAKSVILATGGFGNATDLIGEYNPKYANAHNVMSTAGPTGDGFRMAVELGAGTRDMEFHQMRPLATPGYWIRESVINAEGGGVLLNKDGVRFTNETLKPLDLVPQVLAQKDRVGYVIFDSEVAETSNGKAAIEKGRMIQAETIEELAQKLELDPAVVVESIKSFNDGVDEFGRGTVGKVTVGPFYGVEVRPSSHYTMAGITINENAQVTDTNGVAIPGLYAAGEIVGGLYGSGRVAGNNTTENIVFGKIAGRNAALK; encoded by the coding sequence ATGAAAAAGAAGTCAGTTTTATTAATATCGTTAATTTTAGTTTTTTCATTAATCGTAGTAGGTTGTTCTAGTAACAAACAACCGGCTAGTAATAAACCAGAAGTTAGTAATAGTGCAGATGTTCTAGTTAATGGTGGCGGTGGGGCTGGATTAGTTTCTGCAATAACAGCAGCAGAAAATGGAGCTAAAGTTATTTTAGTTGAAAAGATGCCTATGATTGGTGGAAATACAATAATTTCTGCTACTGGATTAACTGCATCGGATACAGAATTACATGAAGAAGCAGGAGTACCGTTTACAGTTGAAGATCATATAAAAAGAACTATGGAGACAGGAAATAATTTACCAGATGAAAATCTAGTAAGAATTTTAGCTGAAAATAGTAATGAAGCTTATGAATGGTTAGTTTCACTAGGTTTAAGCTATAAGCTTAATGAAAAAGAGCCATGGTGGATAATTCCATCAGAAGGTCATTTTGGATCTTTATTAGTTGGTGCTTATCAAAAGGAAGCTCAAAGGCTTGGAGTAGATGTTAGGGTAAATACAACGGCAACAGAATTAGTTGTTGAAGATGGAATAGTAGTAGGAGCAAAGGTAGTGGATAAGGATGGAAATGAGTCTGTTATTGAGGCTAAATCTGTAATACTTGCTACAGGTGGTTTTGGTAATGCAACAGATCTTATTGGAGAATACAATCCTAAGTATGCAAATGCTCATAATGTAATGAGTACTGCTGGACCAACGGGAGATGGATTTAGAATGGCAGTAGAACTAGGTGCAGGAACTAGAGATATGGAGTTCCATCAAATGAGACCTTTAGCAACTCCAGGTTACTGGATTAGAGAATCTGTAATAAATGCTGAAGGTGGCGGAGTATTACTAAATAAAGATGGTGTAAGATTTACAAATGAAACACTTAAACCATTAGATTTAGTACCACAAGTGTTAGCACAAAAAGACAGAGTAGGATATGTAATTTTCGATTCTGAAGTTGCAGAAACTAGTAATGGAAAGGCAGCCATTGAAAAGGGCAGAATGATTCAAGCGGAAACTATCGAAGAATTAGCTCAAAAGCTTGAGCTAGATCCAGCAGTTGTAGTAGAATCAATTAAATCATTTAATGATGGAGTTGATGAGTTTGGAAGAGGAACTGTAGGAAAAGTTACTGTTGGGCCTTTCTATGGTGTAGAAGTTAGACCATCGTCACATTATACAATGGCTGGTATTACAATTAATGAAAACGCGCAGGTAACAGATACTAATGGTGTAGCTATTCCAGGGCTATATGCTGCAGGAGAAATAGTTGGTGGACTATACGGTTCAGGACGTGTGGCAGGGAATAATACGACAGAAAACATTGTATTTGGTAAAATAGCAGGAAGAAATGCAGCTTTAAAATAA
- a CDS encoding response regulator, translating into MSDITKILLVDDHAVVRWGIKSVIERNPKYIVCAEAETLEDAYEKVKDLMPDIVILDLKLPDGDGVTGCRKMKAILPNVKVMILTAYGDDQIIVESIRAGADGFLLKNIDSNKIISAIHDVSLGKSIYDSAVINKVISAVRQNNEFDNVLSNQEKKILDLICEGKTNKEISERLFIAEKTVRNNVTKIMKKINVNNRTEAAIYWSRQKSLF; encoded by the coding sequence ATGAGTGATATAACAAAGATACTTTTAGTTGATGACCACGCGGTTGTAAGATGGGGCATTAAATCTGTTATTGAAAGAAATCCCAAATATATAGTTTGTGCCGAGGCAGAAACCCTTGAAGATGCTTATGAAAAAGTAAAGGATTTAATGCCTGATATAGTTATTCTTGATTTAAAATTACCTGATGGTGATGGCGTAACAGGGTGTAGGAAAATGAAGGCTATTTTACCTAATGTCAAAGTAATGATCTTAACAGCCTATGGTGATGATCAGATTATTGTAGAGTCCATAAGGGCAGGGGCTGACGGTTTTCTTTTAAAAAATATTGATAGTAATAAGATAATATCAGCTATACATGATGTCTCTTTGGGAAAATCAATTTATGATTCAGCTGTTATAAATAAAGTTATTTCTGCTGTACGTCAGAATAATGAGTTTGATAATGTGCTTTCGAATCAAGAAAAAAAGATTTTGGATTTGATTTGTGAGGGTAAAACGAACAAAGAAATTTCAGAAAGGCTTTTTATTGCTGAAAAAACAGTTAGGAATAATGTTACAAAAATTATGAAAAAAATAAATGTTAATAACAGAACTGAAGCTGCTATATACTGGTCGAGACAAAAGTCCCTTTTCTAA
- a CDS encoding sensor histidine kinase, which translates to MEFNFNNTYVFIFFIYGLAFFSMGISALQQNATTGSKLNIAIHIKYLGCFGVIHGIMEWVVMIRIALMDTTGRLYLLILAIFLNAISFVFLLIFGIKLIESRGKYYRIFEKIPYILLALWIVAFIATFTTSKNNFIYYLIIDDIAARYFIGFPGGMVTAWALVRNARELLNLPIKNVVRKYYALAIPFATYGVLAGLVVEKRSFFPANIINKELFKSLFGFPVELGRALSALAITILFISIIDLIKWESNEIMTKLSKQNIISDERKKLGQELHDVVIQNLFATGLHIENIIESVEVEQQVKDLLLVKENLNYTIEQVRGFIKEFSSKSDSIEGLYIKLQDMIVKYESITGISIKLNFEISDIIINDISALKLTQLYYIVQEAVSNSIKHSDASIIEISITPKAKQIIALIKDNGKGFDVDKVFSENCYGLITMKERAISISSKLIINSSSRGTEVILNIPRGANLL; encoded by the coding sequence ATGGAGTTTAATTTTAATAACACATATGTTTTTATATTTTTTATCTATGGGCTAGCATTTTTTTCAATGGGTATTTCAGCCCTACAGCAAAATGCTACTACAGGTAGTAAACTAAATATTGCTATACATATAAAATATTTAGGATGCTTTGGGGTTATACATGGGATTATGGAGTGGGTTGTAATGATTAGGATTGCACTCATGGATACTACCGGAAGGTTATATTTGTTAATATTAGCAATATTCTTAAATGCTATATCATTTGTTTTTCTTCTTATATTTGGAATAAAATTAATTGAATCTAGGGGTAAATACTATAGAATTTTTGAAAAGATACCCTATATATTATTAGCTCTATGGATAGTAGCATTTATTGCAACGTTTACAACTTCTAAGAATAATTTTATATATTATTTAATAATCGATGATATTGCTGCTAGATACTTTATAGGGTTTCCAGGTGGCATGGTTACGGCTTGGGCTCTTGTTAGAAATGCTAGAGAGCTTCTAAACCTACCTATTAAAAATGTTGTGAGAAAATACTATGCTTTAGCCATTCCATTTGCAACATATGGAGTATTAGCTGGCTTAGTAGTAGAAAAAAGAAGTTTTTTTCCTGCAAATATTATAAATAAAGAGTTGTTCAAAAGCTTATTCGGGTTTCCAGTTGAATTAGGTAGGGCCTTATCCGCTCTTGCTATTACAATACTATTTATATCAATTATTGATTTAATTAAGTGGGAGTCTAATGAAATAATGACAAAACTATCTAAACAAAATATTATTAGCGACGAAAGAAAGAAATTAGGCCAGGAACTACACGATGTAGTTATACAGAATCTATTTGCTACAGGCCTTCATATTGAGAATATAATTGAATCAGTCGAAGTAGAGCAACAAGTAAAGGATTTGCTATTAGTTAAAGAAAACCTTAATTATACAATAGAGCAGGTAAGAGGTTTTATCAAGGAGTTTTCATCTAAGAGTGACAGTATTGAAGGGCTATATATAAAGCTACAGGATATGATTGTAAAATATGAGAGTATTACAGGTATTTCAATTAAACTTAATTTTGAAATCTCAGATATTATTATTAATGATATTTCAGCCCTAAAACTAACCCAATTATACTATATTGTCCAGGAAGCTGTGAGTAACTCTATAAAGCATTCTGATGCATCTATAATTGAAATATCAATTACTCCTAAGGCAAAACAAATTATTGCGCTTATCAAAGACAATGGTAAAGGTTTTGATGTAGATAAGGTTTTTTCAGAAAACTGTTATGGTTTAATAACTATGAAAGAAAGGGCTATATCTATAAGCAGTAAATTAATAATAAATAGTAGTAGCAGGGGAACAGAAGTGATACTAAACATTCCAAGGGGAGCGAACTTATTATGA
- a CDS encoding FMN-binding protein, translated as MKKIIALVLAMVTMLAVVGCTKTEQPSTNAPTPTTNKYNDGTYVAFGNGTDKGYGMVEVTIENDVIVDVQVTEFNGIGVEKGEAYTYEAFHTAKAEMPGRFVEANGTDVETVSGATGSSSNWILAVERALEKALVEPASATTLFNGTFYGVSDATDKGRSVALVTIEDDKIVEVKLLATTFTKDDVPKEVFKNEEYPYATFHEAAVEMAARFVEANGPEVDTFTGATGSSVQWKQAVERALEKATR; from the coding sequence ATGAAAAAAATTATAGCTTTAGTTTTAGCAATGGTAACGATGCTTGCTGTTGTTGGATGTACAAAGACAGAGCAACCATCAACTAATGCACCAACACCAACAACGAACAAATACAACGACGGTACATACGTAGCTTTCGGTAATGGTACAGACAAAGGTTATGGTATGGTTGAAGTAACAATTGAAAATGATGTTATTGTTGATGTACAAGTAACTGAGTTTAATGGAATTGGAGTAGAAAAAGGCGAAGCATATACTTATGAGGCATTCCATACGGCTAAAGCTGAGATGCCAGGAAGATTTGTAGAGGCAAATGGAACTGATGTTGAAACAGTATCTGGTGCAACTGGTTCTTCAAGTAACTGGATTCTTGCTGTAGAGAGAGCTTTAGAAAAGGCTTTAGTTGAGCCAGCTTCAGCAACTACGTTATTTAACGGAACATTCTATGGTGTATCTGATGCTACAGATAAAGGTCGTTCAGTTGCTTTAGTAACAATTGAAGACGATAAAATAGTAGAAGTTAAATTATTAGCTACTACTTTCACTAAAGATGATGTGCCAAAAGAAGTATTTAAAAATGAAGAGTACCCATATGCTACTTTCCATGAAGCAGCTGTAGAAATGGCAGCTAGATTCGTAGAAGCTAATGGTCCTGAAGTAGATACTTTCACAGGAGCTACTGGATCAAGCGTACAATGGAAGCAAGCTGTTGAAAGAGCTTTAGAAAAAGCTACAAGATAA